A stretch of DNA from Asticcacaulis sp.:
TTTCAGTGCGTTAGCGGAAGATGCCTTGAAGTGCCGGGGAAAGCTGGATACATTTAGCCTGCCAGCGAATTATGAGTCACAGATGAAGCCTATGGTAAAAACCTTCGAAGCCCTGGCTTCGGAGCCGAGATTGAAGATACTGGCTTATCTTTCCAAGGCCACGATGACGGCGGGTGAGATCGCCGAGCGCTTCGACATGGCCAAGCCGTCGCTCTCAAAGCACCTCAGCATCCTTGAAAACGCCGGCCTGATTTCCAGCGTTAAGAAGGGCAAGTACATCCATTACAGCATCGTCCAGGACCATATCGTTAATTCGCTGGATGGTTACCTTCAGGAGGTCTGCCCGACGCGTAAGCCCCTGCGC
This window harbors:
- a CDS encoding metalloregulator ArsR/SmtB family transcription factor; translation: MKPMVKTFEALASEPRLKILAYLSKATMTAGEIAERFDMAKPSLSKHLSILENAGLISSVKKGKYIHYSIVQDHIVNSLDGYLQEVCPTRKPLREESAAKAKGGAEDI